A section of the Elusimicrobiota bacterium genome encodes:
- a CDS encoding autotransporter outer membrane beta-barrel domain-containing protein: MHGKSVINGGGGDVVSKSLRYGFYGVSGKGDFYANLYLGGAEDFFDSSRNIEFPGISRTATSSTGGRELNVDSQVGYDLKKDAYTLTPFAGLAYDHLTVDPYTESGAGTLNLSVNTQQADSLRSTVGTKLACKIQSSARVWTPYLSLGWQHEYHNQSRAVDAQLNSGVGSAFSSQTAKVDRDATLVGAGLSTSLSSNIVAKLIYAGDLRSNFANHTLNAELRFKF, from the coding sequence GTGCACGGCAAATCGGTGATAAACGGGGGAGGGGGAGACGTCGTCAGCAAGAGTCTGCGCTACGGCTTCTACGGCGTGTCCGGCAAGGGGGATTTTTACGCCAACCTGTACCTGGGAGGCGCGGAGGACTTCTTCGACTCCAGCCGCAACATAGAGTTTCCCGGGATTTCCAGGACCGCCACGAGCTCGACAGGGGGCCGGGAGCTTAACGTGGATTCCCAGGTGGGCTACGACCTCAAGAAAGACGCCTACACTTTGACGCCCTTCGCGGGGCTCGCCTACGATCATTTGACGGTGGATCCCTACACCGAGAGCGGGGCGGGGACCCTGAACCTCAGCGTCAATACCCAGCAGGCCGACTCGCTTAGATCCACCGTGGGGACCAAGCTTGCCTGTAAAATCCAGTCCTCGGCTCGCGTTTGGACGCCCTATTTGAGCCTGGGCTGGCAGCACGAGTACCACAATCAATCGCGTGCCGTCGACGCCCAGCTCAACTCGGGGGTGGGCAGCGCCTTCTCCTCCCAGACCGCCAAGGTGGACCGCGACGCGACCTTGGTCGGCGCGGGGCTTTCCACGAGCCTTTCCTCGAACATCGTCGCCAAGCTCATCTACGCCGGCGACCTGCGCTCGAACTTCGCCAATCACACCTTGAATGCCGAGCTGCGGTTCAAGTTCTAG
- a CDS encoding CBS domain-containing protein, translating into MYAADIMRRNVVTVAPEMTLTELAKLFIERKITGAPVVDSKGRLLGVISQTDLVRRDREEPQRAEIPSFHRHPDDAVGGPGYQIECPDSTAVSDVMTPTVLSADETAPVEDLARMMMRKRIHRVVITRGGRLVGIVSSMDMLRVVLDMSLRLKARA; encoded by the coding sequence ATGTACGCAGCCGACATCATGCGCAGGAACGTCGTGACCGTGGCCCCGGAGATGACATTGACGGAGCTGGCCAAGCTCTTCATCGAGCGCAAAATCACCGGAGCCCCCGTGGTCGATTCCAAGGGCAGGCTTTTGGGAGTCATCTCTCAAACCGATCTCGTGCGCCGCGACCGGGAGGAGCCCCAACGGGCCGAAATTCCTAGCTTCCACCGGCATCCCGACGACGCCGTGGGGGGGCCCGGCTATCAAATCGAATGCCCGGACTCCACCGCGGTCTCGGACGTGATGACCCCGACGGTCCTTTCGGCCGATGAAACCGCTCCCGTCGAGGACCTGGCGCGGATGATGATGCGAAAGCGCATCCACCGCGTGGTCATCACCAGGGGAGGGCGCCTGGTCGGCATCGTCAGCTCCATGGACATGCTGCGGGTCGTGCTCGACATGTCGCTGCGGCTCAAAGCCCGGGCCTGA
- the nifJ gene encoding pyruvate:ferredoxin (flavodoxin) oxidoreductase, giving the protein MEAPECDAVDGNEAAGRIAYFLSELIAIYPITPASPMGEWSDQWSAEGRRNLWGAVPRVVEMQSEAGAAGVLHGALSAGALATTFTSSQGLLLMIPDMYKIAGELTPFVMHVAARAVATHALSIFGDHSDVMAARQTGFAMLASSSVQECADMAAISHAATLESRVPFLHFFDGFRTSHEIQKIALVSQEVLRALVSRECLLAHRARGLSPDRPSIRGTAQNPDVFFQSREGSNRYHQMAPSIVEGVMRRFASLTRRAYGLFEYVGHPKADRAVILMGSAAGAAEECVESLNRQGQKVGLLKARLYRPFSAESFLRVLPSSVYALAVLDRTKEPGSLGEPLFLDVLAALSESGRRKVKVIGGRYGLGSKEFTPAMAAAVFAELARPRPKPRFTVGIKDDVSHLSLACDPDFPNEEAGARSAVFFGLGSDGTVGANKTAVKIIARQTGLYVQAYFVYDSKKSGSLTVSHLRFGPRPIRSTFLVQSADFVACHQESFLERYDMLRLAAPGAVFLLNTSSPQKAWDILPLEVQRAILDKGLRFYAIDACAIARQAGLGGRINTVMQAAFFEISGILPGYKDRLKEGASKSYGSKDRGLVEKNIAAIEAASAGLCRVPVPPAPTAARRRAPPVDPRAPRFVREVIGPLIADQGDSLPVSRLPADGRFPVGTARWEKRSIAREIPVWDEGLCIQCNKCALVCPHAAIRVKAYPGEALAAPPEGFKSVPWKGREFAQPCLYSVQVSPEDCTACRLCVAVCPAKNRDASGAKALEMAALDSRTKARESRNFSYFLALPESEPPQPESVKGSQLREPLFEFSGACAGCGETPYLKLLTQLFGDRLLVANATGCSSIFGGNLPTTPWTVNKEGRGPAWSNSLFEDNAEFGLGMRLALDYRRGYAEGLLRSLSGAVDPGLAAELLAADQREAGGIQAQRGRLERLAQALQGMAGPAAQELLSVADGFARKSVWIVGGDGWAYDIGYGGLDHVLRSGANVKVLVLDTEVYSNTGGQASKATPRGAVARFAASGKSLPRKDLALGAVAMGGVYVARVAMGASDVQAVKALAEAEAYEGPALVVAYCHCIAHGYDLCEGLSQQKLAVESGHWPLFRFNPRRSGAPPLALDSRLGGVPLENYLYREARYRSLKETNPELAARLLEDAKADVRRQWKLLEALAGVFTGP; this is encoded by the coding sequence ATGGAGGCCCCGGAATGCGACGCTGTCGACGGCAATGAGGCCGCGGGCCGGATCGCCTATTTCTTAAGCGAGCTCATCGCCATCTACCCCATCACCCCGGCCTCTCCCATGGGGGAATGGTCCGATCAGTGGTCCGCCGAGGGCCGCAGGAATCTCTGGGGTGCTGTGCCCAGGGTCGTGGAGATGCAGAGCGAGGCCGGGGCCGCGGGGGTCCTTCATGGGGCCTTGAGCGCCGGGGCCCTGGCCACCACTTTTACCTCCTCCCAAGGCCTGCTGCTCATGATCCCGGACATGTATAAAATCGCGGGGGAGCTCACGCCCTTCGTGATGCACGTGGCCGCGCGGGCCGTGGCGACCCATGCCCTCTCCATATTCGGCGACCATTCGGACGTCATGGCGGCGCGCCAGACCGGGTTCGCCATGCTGGCTTCCTCGTCGGTGCAGGAGTGCGCGGACATGGCGGCGATTTCCCACGCCGCCACGCTGGAAAGCCGCGTGCCCTTCCTTCACTTTTTCGACGGCTTCAGGACCTCCCACGAGATCCAAAAGATCGCGCTGGTTTCTCAGGAGGTCCTGCGGGCCTTGGTCAGCCGGGAGTGCTTGTTGGCCCATCGCGCTCGCGGCCTGTCTCCAGACCGGCCTTCCATACGCGGCACGGCCCAGAATCCCGACGTCTTCTTCCAGTCGAGGGAGGGGTCCAACCGCTACCACCAGATGGCTCCCTCCATCGTCGAGGGAGTCATGAGGAGGTTCGCGTCCCTTACGAGAAGGGCCTACGGCCTTTTCGAGTACGTCGGACACCCGAAGGCCGACCGCGCCGTCATCCTGATGGGGTCTGCCGCGGGCGCGGCCGAGGAATGCGTTGAGTCCCTGAATCGCCAAGGGCAGAAGGTGGGTCTGCTCAAGGCCAGGCTTTACCGGCCGTTTTCCGCCGAGTCCTTCCTGCGGGTTCTGCCTTCCAGCGTTTACGCCCTGGCAGTCCTCGACAGGACCAAGGAGCCGGGGAGCCTCGGAGAGCCGCTATTTCTCGACGTGCTCGCGGCTCTTTCGGAAAGCGGGCGCCGCAAGGTCAAGGTCATCGGCGGCCGCTACGGCTTGGGCTCCAAGGAGTTCACCCCGGCCATGGCGGCGGCCGTTTTCGCGGAGCTTGCCCGCCCGCGGCCCAAGCCGCGCTTTACCGTCGGAATCAAGGACGACGTGAGCCACCTTTCTCTGGCTTGCGATCCTGATTTCCCCAACGAGGAGGCGGGCGCTAGAAGCGCCGTCTTCTTCGGGCTTGGGTCGGACGGGACCGTGGGCGCCAACAAAACAGCGGTCAAGATCATCGCGCGCCAGACGGGGCTTTACGTCCAGGCCTATTTCGTCTACGACTCCAAGAAGTCCGGTTCGCTCACGGTTTCGCACCTGCGCTTCGGCCCCCGGCCGATACGCTCGACTTTCCTCGTGCAGTCCGCGGACTTCGTGGCCTGCCATCAGGAGAGCTTCCTTGAGCGCTACGATATGCTGCGCTTGGCCGCGCCCGGGGCGGTCTTCCTTCTCAACACCTCGAGCCCGCAAAAGGCCTGGGACATCCTTCCGCTGGAGGTCCAGCGGGCGATCCTGGACAAGGGCCTGCGCTTTTACGCCATCGATGCCTGCGCTATCGCTCGGCAGGCCGGGCTGGGCGGGCGCATCAACACCGTGATGCAGGCCGCCTTTTTCGAGATCTCGGGCATCCTCCCCGGCTACAAGGACAGGCTCAAGGAAGGAGCGAGCAAGAGCTATGGCTCGAAGGATCGGGGCCTGGTCGAGAAGAACATAGCCGCCATCGAGGCGGCCTCGGCCGGGCTGTGCCGCGTCCCGGTCCCTCCCGCCCCCACGGCCGCGCGCCGGCGCGCGCCTCCGGTGGACCCGAGGGCCCCGCGCTTCGTGCGGGAGGTGATAGGGCCCCTGATCGCGGACCAAGGGGACTCTCTTCCCGTCAGTCGCCTGCCGGCCGATGGTCGTTTCCCGGTCGGCACCGCGCGCTGGGAGAAGCGGTCCATCGCCCGTGAAATTCCGGTTTGGGACGAGGGGCTGTGCATTCAGTGCAACAAGTGCGCCTTGGTGTGCCCTCACGCAGCCATCCGCGTCAAGGCCTACCCCGGCGAGGCCCTGGCGGCCCCTCCGGAGGGCTTTAAGAGCGTGCCCTGGAAAGGGCGGGAATTTGCCCAGCCCTGCCTCTATTCAGTCCAGGTTTCCCCGGAGGACTGCACGGCCTGCCGCCTCTGCGTGGCGGTGTGCCCCGCCAAAAACCGGGACGCCTCCGGCGCAAAGGCCCTGGAAATGGCGGCTTTGGATTCGCGGACGAAGGCGAGGGAAAGCCGCAATTTCAGCTACTTCCTGGCCCTGCCAGAGTCCGAGCCGCCCCAGCCGGAGAGCGTGAAGGGCTCTCAACTGCGCGAGCCGCTCTTCGAGTTCTCGGGAGCCTGTGCCGGCTGCGGGGAAACGCCCTACCTCAAGCTTCTCACCCAGCTTTTCGGCGATCGCCTCCTGGTCGCCAACGCCACCGGCTGTTCCTCGATATTCGGAGGCAATCTTCCGACCACGCCCTGGACGGTCAACAAGGAGGGCCGGGGGCCGGCTTGGTCGAATTCCCTGTTCGAGGACAACGCTGAGTTCGGGCTGGGGATGCGCTTGGCGCTGGATTACCGCCGGGGCTACGCCGAGGGCTTGTTGCGCTCCTTGTCTGGCGCGGTGGACCCGGGGCTGGCCGCGGAGCTCTTGGCCGCGGACCAACGGGAGGCCGGGGGAATTCAAGCCCAGCGGGGTCGCTTGGAAAGGCTTGCCCAGGCTTTGCAGGGGATGGCGGGCCCGGCGGCCCAGGAGCTCCTGAGCGTGGCAGACGGCTTTGCGCGCAAAAGCGTTTGGATCGTGGGTGGAGACGGCTGGGCCTACGACATCGGCTACGGGGGCCTTGACCACGTGTTGCGCTCGGGCGCCAACGTCAAGGTCTTGGTGCTCGACACCGAGGTCTACTCCAACACGGGCGGGCAGGCCTCCAAGGCCACGCCCCGCGGGGCGGTGGCGCGCTTCGCGGCTTCGGGGAAAAGCCTGCCGCGCAAGGACTTGGCTTTGGGAGCCGTGGCCATGGGAGGCGTCTACGTGGCCCGCGTGGCCATGGGTGCCAGCGACGTGCAGGCCGTCAAGGCCCTGGCCGAGGCCGAGGCCTACGAAGGGCCGGCCTTGGTCGTGGCCTATTGCCATTGCATCGCCCACGGCTACGACCTGTGCGAAGGCCTCTCCCAGCAGAAGCTCGCGGTGGAAAGCGGCCACTGGCCCCTGTTCAGGTTCAATCCCCGGCGCTCCGGGGCGCCGCCGCTTGCCCTTGATTCCCGCCTGGGCGGCGTTCCCCTGGAAAACTACCTCTACCGGGAGGCCCGTTACCGCAGCCTCAAGGAAACGAATCCGGAGTTGGCCGCCCGGCTTCTGGAAGACGCCAAGGCCGACGTGAGGCGGCAGTGGAAGCTTCTAGAAGCCTTGGCCGGAGTTTTTACCGGGCCATGA
- a CDS encoding autotransporter-associated beta strand repeat-containing protein gives MRKIKHGIASAARSLNSLKDSLRVACALAVLCEQGFAATYTVTSNNDAGAGSLRDAVTSANADPGSSINFNLGAGQTTITLASSLPSITAGVTIDGSNGGSQVTVSGNNLYQIFNVGAANVVLQNMSVINGVAQGGNGLSNGAGGGGGGAGMGGGLFVDSSAGVTLSNVIFTGNQATGGAGGGGTNTNAVGGSGGAGGGPRGGTNGSSGPAGGGNNTAGTNNGGVSFTGGGGGGTNTFGGGGAGAGGGGGFGAGGGGGGNANGSGGNGGAGGYGGGGGGGGSGWASQGSGGAGTGGGAGGGGSANGIMGGQDGGGGGGGGGAGLGGAIFVRPGGILSISGGSQIDGTNAVGGGAGGGGGPQGAAGGAGGTAKGSGIFLAQNSNIVFAPGAGATVTVGGNIEGDGTDDGIRKNGAGTLSLTGNNAFSGTSILTAGVLSVGHNNALGSAMLNFDGGSLRAGANGLTLVNNMNLGLSAPVDTNGNSLTLSGNISDIPGGTGLVKNGAGTLTLAGNNVYNGGTTINAGTLSINNSGNIGGGNKSLTFNGGALLTTAANFAGDNDVQINGAGGTIQVNAGNSASFNGRFTGAGGLSKSGVGTVTLTNLANNYSGGTTINAGVLSISGDTNLGNVNGGVTFNGGTLQVLTGNGTLVSNRGVTINAGGATIDTRGGSLVLSGPIGGAGGLTYNDTACPGCGSFELSGNNAYGGGTTITSGVLKISSDANLGNAAGGVTLTNAGTLQALGTFSSGRGITLNGGGTLHAGSGATVATYNGIVSGNGGLTIINDPAGGGQVALTGNNTYTGGTTINTGSLGIISDLNLGDGVGGISFGTIGATLTANANINSARAINLVGGGTFNSHGNKATFSGMISGSNGLSIQDDLGGGRVTLSGSNSYTGGTNIMGGATLAVTSNANMGAVGAGNGLNISGGGTLRTDAGFSSGRGITLLGGQGTIELRGFSSNFSGSIKGIGALNVNDNVGGGALNLSGGGNNTYSGGTFINSGATLAIGSDGNLGSGNLTFNGGTLRTLTGAGSITTNRGMVINGAGGTIDTSGGRYIINSVIGGTGVLTLNDKAGGAGSLFLNGANTYSGGTTISSGKLNITNDNNLGALSGGITFNGGTLITGAGILTNRAVTLNGGGGIIDALGSVSTFSGVVSGSGPLTIVDTTGNGGITLSGNNTYSGGTVIDDGILNISSDGNLGNAAGAVTLINDGELTISQDVTSSRNIILNAGGSLNTAGTKIGTFSGMISGNGGLEVENLDGGTGGIILTGNNSYTGGTTIDSGFLAVASDSSLGDAAGGVTIGDKTSALRFTSGVTSARDISLGAGGTLDYTAGNTTLSGTISGAGGLFVKNTGAAGALALTGANTYTGGTSVDGAILAVNSNVALGNLAGDITLKNNGRLKTTGGDVSASRAVTLASGGILDQNGGVFSFSGIIGGGGGLAISNSGSGGRVALSGSNTFTGGVTLNNGATLAVLDDANFGAVGAANKVTANGGTLQALADLVSSRGMVLNAALPLDTNGFNATLSGVLSGAGALNKIGSGTLTLSGANTYAGATTVGAGTLEIGRNNALPVTALSVASGATLRTRNFDQALASLINNGTINAGSSAITVTGNHSGSGTLNLILQSGFTNLTVGGTAALANETLNPSVAAVPEPGQSFTVITAGAINGKFAAINNPAGIYLVPHYSSTDLILFVAVPSFSTLSGDATQNSVGAALDSLRSEGSGGDAETVVNAINTLTTPQAKEALKQVSGSSNASAIGSTGPTFSTLVSGFAGGGGALAMRSNDLRNDESEVERVAYYKVTGDSFSPGGPLLAAAGGSDMGGLNLGDPTGQQSPWGFPRDTCTANR, from the coding sequence ATGAGAAAAATAAAGCATGGAATCGCCTCCGCCGCGCGATCTTTGAATTCCTTAAAAGATAGCCTCCGCGTCGCCTGCGCCTTGGCGGTTCTTTGCGAACAGGGCTTTGCCGCGACCTACACGGTCACCAGCAACAACGACGCCGGGGCCGGGTCCCTGCGCGACGCCGTCACCTCGGCCAACGCCGATCCCGGCAGCAGCATCAACTTCAATCTCGGCGCCGGCCAGACCACCATCACCTTGGCCTCGAGCCTGCCCTCGATCACGGCCGGAGTCACCATAGACGGCTCAAACGGCGGCTCCCAGGTGACGGTGAGCGGCAATAACCTCTACCAGATATTCAACGTTGGTGCCGCCAACGTCGTCCTGCAGAACATGAGCGTGATCAACGGCGTCGCCCAAGGCGGCAACGGCTTGAGCAACGGGGCCGGCGGCGGGGGCGGCGGGGCTGGAATGGGAGGCGGGCTGTTCGTGGACAGCTCGGCCGGCGTCACTTTGTCCAACGTGATCTTTACGGGCAACCAAGCCACGGGCGGCGCCGGCGGCGGCGGGACCAACACCAACGCGGTGGGAGGAAGCGGCGGTGCGGGAGGCGGGCCTCGGGGAGGGACCAACGGGAGTTCCGGCCCGGCCGGGGGCGGCAATAACACGGCGGGCACGAATAACGGGGGCGTTTCTTTCACCGGCGGCGGGGGCGGCGGCACCAACACTTTCGGGGGCGGCGGGGCGGGTGCGGGCGGGGGCGGCGGGTTCGGGGCGGGCGGGGGCGGGGGCGGCAATGCCAACGGAAGCGGGGGCAATGGCGGCGCCGGAGGTTACGGCGGGGGTGGCGGGGGCGGCGGGTCCGGCTGGGCATCCCAGGGCTCCGGCGGGGCGGGGACGGGTGGTGGAGCCGGCGGCGGCGGAAGCGCTAACGGCATCATGGGCGGCCAGGACGGCGGCGGGGGCGGCGGCGGCGGCGGGGCGGGCCTTGGCGGCGCCATCTTCGTGCGCCCAGGCGGCATACTTTCCATTAGTGGCGGCAGCCAAATAGACGGCACCAACGCCGTGGGGGGCGGGGCCGGCGGCGGGGGCGGCCCTCAGGGCGCTGCGGGCGGTGCTGGGGGGACGGCAAAGGGCTCGGGAATTTTCCTCGCGCAGAACTCCAACATCGTGTTCGCGCCGGGGGCGGGCGCCACCGTGACGGTCGGCGGCAATATCGAGGGCGACGGCACCGACGACGGCATCCGCAAAAACGGGGCCGGCACGCTTTCTTTGACCGGCAACAACGCTTTCAGCGGCACGAGCATTTTGACCGCGGGAGTACTGTCCGTGGGCCACAACAACGCCTTGGGCAGCGCCATGCTCAACTTCGACGGAGGCTCCTTGAGAGCCGGCGCCAACGGGCTCACTCTCGTCAACAACATGAATCTCGGCCTTTCCGCGCCCGTAGACACCAACGGGAATAGCCTGACCCTGTCGGGCAATATCAGCGACATCCCGGGAGGAACGGGACTGGTCAAGAACGGGGCCGGGACCTTGACCTTGGCCGGAAACAACGTCTACAACGGCGGGACGACGATCAATGCCGGGACGTTAAGCATCAACAACTCGGGCAATATCGGAGGTGGGAACAAGTCCTTGACCTTTAACGGCGGCGCCTTGCTTACGACCGCGGCGAACTTCGCGGGAGACAACGACGTGCAGATCAACGGTGCGGGAGGCACGATCCAGGTGAACGCCGGCAATTCGGCCTCCTTTAATGGCCGGTTCACGGGAGCCGGCGGGTTGTCCAAGTCCGGGGTCGGGACGGTGACCCTGACGAACCTCGCCAATAATTATTCGGGCGGGACGACGATCAACGCGGGCGTGCTCAGCATCTCCGGCGACACCAATCTCGGCAATGTCAACGGGGGAGTGACTTTCAACGGCGGCACTTTGCAGGTCCTCACCGGCAACGGCACGCTGGTCTCCAACCGCGGCGTGACCATCAACGCGGGGGGAGCGACCATAGACACCCGAGGCGGGTCATTGGTCCTCTCCGGGCCCATAGGGGGGGCCGGAGGCTTGACCTACAACGACACTGCCTGCCCCGGCTGCGGCAGCTTCGAGCTCTCGGGCAACAACGCCTATGGCGGCGGGACGACGATCACGAGCGGGGTCCTCAAGATTTCCTCCGACGCCAACCTCGGCAACGCCGCGGGCGGCGTGACCTTGACCAATGCGGGAACTTTGCAGGCTTTGGGAACGTTCTCCTCGGGCCGCGGCATCACGTTGAACGGAGGAGGCACCTTGCACGCGGGCAGCGGGGCCACCGTGGCGACCTATAATGGGATCGTGAGCGGCAATGGGGGGCTTACCATCATTAACGACCCGGCCGGCGGCGGCCAGGTCGCCTTGACCGGGAACAACACCTATACCGGCGGCACCACCATCAACACCGGCTCCCTGGGGATTATCAGCGACTTGAACCTCGGCGATGGGGTCGGGGGCATTAGCTTCGGAACGATTGGGGCCACTCTCACGGCCAACGCCAACATCAATTCCGCCCGGGCCATCAATTTGGTCGGCGGCGGCACTTTCAATTCCCACGGCAACAAGGCCACCTTCTCGGGCATGATCTCGGGAAGCAATGGCCTGAGCATCCAAGATGACCTCGGGGGCGGCAGGGTCACTTTGAGCGGGAGTAACTCCTACACGGGCGGCACCAATATCATGGGCGGGGCGACTCTGGCCGTCACGAGCAACGCCAACATGGGAGCCGTCGGCGCCGGCAACGGCCTCAACATATCGGGCGGGGGCACTTTGCGCACGGACGCGGGATTCTCCAGCGGAAGAGGCATCACCTTGCTGGGGGGGCAGGGGACCATCGAGCTGCGGGGATTCTCGTCGAATTTCTCGGGGTCCATCAAGGGCATCGGGGCCTTGAACGTCAACGACAATGTGGGCGGGGGAGCCCTTAACCTGAGCGGCGGCGGCAACAACACCTACTCGGGCGGGACCTTCATCAATTCAGGGGCGACTTTGGCGATCGGCAGCGACGGCAACCTCGGCTCGGGGAACCTGACCTTCAATGGGGGGACCCTCCGGACCCTGACCGGGGCCGGGTCCATCACGACCAACCGGGGCATGGTTATCAACGGAGCCGGCGGGACCATAGACACCAGCGGGGGCCGCTACATCATCAACAGCGTGATCGGCGGGACCGGGGTCCTGACCTTGAACGACAAGGCCGGCGGCGCCGGCTCCTTGTTCCTTAATGGGGCCAACACCTATTCCGGCGGGACCACGATCAGCTCCGGCAAGCTTAACATCACCAACGACAACAACCTCGGCGCTTTGAGCGGCGGGATCACCTTCAACGGCGGCACCTTGATCACGGGCGCTGGAATCCTCACTAACCGTGCCGTCACTCTCAATGGGGGGGGAGGCATCATAGACGCACTGGGATCGGTTTCTACGTTCTCCGGCGTGGTTTCCGGAAGCGGGCCCCTGACCATAGTTGATACCACGGGCAATGGGGGCATCACCCTCTCCGGCAATAACACTTACAGCGGAGGGACGGTCATAGACGACGGCATCTTGAACATCTCGAGCGACGGAAACCTGGGCAATGCAGCGGGGGCGGTGACCCTGATCAACGATGGCGAGTTGACCATCTCCCAGGACGTTACTTCGTCGCGAAATATCATTCTCAACGCTGGAGGCAGCTTGAACACGGCTGGAACCAAGATCGGCACTTTCTCGGGCATGATCAGCGGCAACGGGGGGCTGGAAGTCGAGAATCTCGACGGAGGCACCGGCGGCATCATACTGACCGGGAACAACAGCTATACCGGAGGCACGACGATCGACTCGGGATTTCTCGCGGTCGCAAGCGACTCGAGCCTTGGCGACGCCGCGGGTGGCGTCACAATTGGAGACAAGACCAGCGCCCTTAGGTTCACCTCCGGCGTCACCTCCGCCCGCGATATAAGCCTCGGCGCGGGCGGCACTCTCGACTACACGGCGGGGAACACGACCTTGTCTGGAACGATCAGCGGCGCTGGCGGCCTGTTCGTCAAGAACACCGGAGCCGCCGGGGCCTTGGCTCTGACCGGGGCCAACACTTACACGGGGGGAACCAGCGTTGATGGAGCCATTTTAGCCGTGAACAGCAACGTGGCTCTGGGAAATCTGGCCGGTGACATTACTTTGAAGAATAACGGCAGACTCAAGACAACGGGTGGAGACGTGTCTGCCAGCCGTGCCGTGACTCTAGCCTCGGGCGGGATATTGGACCAGAACGGCGGGGTCTTCTCTTTCAGCGGCATTATCGGCGGCGGCGGGGGCCTGGCCATCAGCAATTCCGGGAGCGGCGGCCGGGTCGCATTAAGCGGAAGCAACACCTTTACTGGCGGGGTGACCCTCAACAACGGGGCCACGCTTGCGGTCTTGGACGACGCCAATTTTGGGGCCGTCGGGGCCGCGAACAAGGTCACCGCCAACGGCGGAACTTTGCAGGCCTTGGCGGACCTCGTCTCGTCCCGCGGCATGGTCCTCAACGCGGCGCTGCCCTTAGACACCAACGGCTTCAACGCCACCTTGTCCGGCGTCCTGAGCGGGGCCGGGGCCTTGAACAAGATCGGCAGCGGAACCTTGACCCTTTCTGGGGCCAACACCTACGCGGGCGCGACCACGGTCGGGGCGGGGACCCTCGAGATCGGGCGCAATAACGCCCTGCCGGTCACAGCGCTCAGCGTCGCCTCGGGGGCGACCCTGCGTACCAGGAATTTCGACCAGGCTTTGGCGTCCTTGATCAATAACGGCACCATCAACGCCGGGAGCAGCGCCATCACGGTGACGGGCAACCACTCCGGGTCCGGAACCTTGAACCTAATCCTGCAGAGCGGGTTTACCAATCTTACCGTGGGCGGCACCGCCGCGCTTGCCAACGAGACCTTGAACCCCAGCGTGGCCGCCGTTCCCGAGCCCGGGCAGTCGTTCACCGTGATCACGGCGGGGGCTATCAACGGGAAGTTCGCCGCGATCAATAATCCCGCCGGGATCTACCTCGTCCCGCACTACTCCTCGACCGATCTCATCCTGTTCGTGGCGGTTCCCTCCTTCAGCACGCTTTCCGGGGATGCCACGCAGAATTCCGTGGGCGCGGCCCTCGACTCCCTGCGCTCTGAGGGGAGCGGCGGCGACGCGGAGACGGTGGTCAACGCGATCAACACCTTGACCACCCCCCAGGCCAAGGAGGCGCTCAAGCAGGTGAGCGGAAGCTCCAACGCCTCTGCCATCGGCTCGACCGGCCCGACTTTCTCGACCTTGGTGTCGGGCTTTGCGGGGGGAGGCGGGGCTCTGGCCATGCGCTCCAACGACTTGCGCAACGACGAGTCGGAGGTCGAGAGGGTGGCTTATTACAAGGTCACCGGCGATTCCTTCTCTCCCGGAGGCCCCTTGCTGGCGGCGGCGGGTGGCAGCGACATGGGAGGGCTCAATTTGGGAGACCCGACCGGCCAGCAGTCCCCGTGGGGCTTTCCGCGGGATACGTGCACGGCAAATCGGTGA
- the mug gene encoding G/U mismatch-specific DNA glycosylase encodes MSRRAGRKARCAPTRAELEAARFKTVKDVIRPGLDVLFVGINPGLYTAAIGHHFGRPGNRFWPALNASGLLRRPLTPCDSRRLPESNLGITNIVGRATAAASELTRQELRRGAKRLERKLLRYKPRQVAFLGLGLYRDAFDRPQARLGLQKERIGRIRLWVFPNPSGLNAHFQVQDYARMFRRLGART; translated from the coding sequence ATCTCGCGCCGCGCGGGACGAAAGGCGCGCTGCGCCCCCACTCGGGCGGAATTGGAAGCCGCCAGGTTTAAGACCGTCAAGGACGTCATCCGACCGGGGCTGGACGTGCTCTTCGTCGGGATCAACCCGGGCCTCTACACGGCGGCCATCGGCCATCATTTCGGACGGCCGGGCAACCGATTCTGGCCCGCGCTCAACGCCTCGGGCCTCCTGCGCCGGCCCCTGACCCCCTGCGATTCCCGGAGACTGCCCGAGTCCAATCTGGGCATCACCAACATCGTCGGCCGCGCCACGGCGGCGGCCTCTGAGCTCACGCGCCAGGAACTGCGCCGGGGCGCCAAGAGGCTTGAGCGAAAGCTCCTGCGCTACAAGCCGCGGCAGGTGGCGTTCCTCGGCCTGGGCCTGTACCGGGACGCCTTCGACCGTCCGCAAGCCCGCCTCGGCCTGCAAAAGGAGCGGATCGGACGCATACGCCTTTGGGTCTTCCCCAATCCGAGCGGGCTCAATGCCCATTTCCAGGTCCAGGATTACGCGAGAATGTTCCGAAGGTTAGGCGCTAGAACTTGA